DNA from Leptospira mayottensis 200901116:
GAAAAAATTTCCAACACACTTTAGACAAAATTATGATTTTATTGTTTAGTAGGCCGAAAGGATTATAGTAAATAAGTAGAATGAAGGATGAAAATAAGGGAACAAAAAAAGGAATTGAAAACAAACTTTTTTAAGTTAGTGGAAAAAGGAGGAATCTGAAGAATAGTAAATTAAGTTTTCTGAATATATTTTCGAGAATTACCTTTTCAGTTGTTTGTTTTTTAAAGAAAGTATTCGTTGGTCATATCGAAATTCAATTTTCATTTTGGTAAAGTTCTGTTTCGGATTGTTTTGACAGGTGATCCGAATGAAAACACGTTTCCATTTAAATTTCTGCTGGATAAAATGATTGTTTTTTACGGATATTTAGCTGGGATACTTTTCTAAGTTCGTAATCGGCTGGGAAAGAATTCTATTATAAAGAAAAAGCCCTAGTTTTTGGAAACAAGGGCTTTTGAAATCTTAGATTTGTCCTGCCTTCAAACTTTCAGATGCAATTTTAAATTCGTTTTCGGATTTGAGCTTTGACAGGTAGTCTTGAAAGATAGACTGCTTTTTTGCTTCGGCTAATTCTTGTTTGATTCTATCCCTTACCTTACTGAAATCTTCCGGAACTCTTTCGTTGGGATTAGCAGTAGAAGCTTTGGAGTATGCGTAGAGTTTTCCCGCTTCGTAAGTGTCTCTGATTTCTTTTTCGGTAATGGTTACTTCCGGATCGATTGAACGATTTCGAATGAGCATAAAAAGAACGGACCTGCCCAGTAATGGAAGAGTTTTCTTAAATTCTTTTGTGTCCTTAATCGATTGAACTTCTTGGGACTCAGCGGAAATTCGGATTGGAAGATAGATTTGAGTGTAAAACGATAGCTGATCGTTTTTTTCCTCTTCGGGGGAACCTTTACGCTTCTGAATAATCGGAGAAATTTTATTGAATTCTACGGCAAGATCCTTAAAGGAAAATTTCACTTTGTTTTTATCTTCGAAAAGAATCGTCTCCGATTTTAATCCTTTGATAAATTCGGGAGTTAGATCTACGATTTTTAAACCACTTTTTGTTTTCAAAGAATCCATTTCCTTCTTCCACGCTTCTTTGAAAAAACGGTTTCCATAGTGTTCTGCAGTTTGATTTGCCCTTTCGTTCACGACTAAGTCCGAATAAAATTTCGCCGCGTTTTTTTCATCTTCGGTAATTCCTTCTTTGGAAACGTATTTCAACGCAAGGGTCTTCAATTTATCCAATTCGTTTTGAAAGAATTTATCAATCTTCTTCGGATAAATTTTTTCGATTCTTTCCACTCTAAGAATATAATAATTTCCTTGTGCTTCTTTGAGGATAAATTCCCCTTTTTTATTCGCGGCTTCCTTAAGAATTGCTGTAAATGGATCGTCCCCGCAGTTGATACAATGCGGTTCTAGTTTTCCACCGATCGCTTTTCTTTGTACTTCATCCGTATTTTTTGCTATAAACTCCGCGATTTCCCGATCGGATTTGATTGTTTGTATTTGCTGGAGAAGCGAATTTGCTTTTGTCGAAGCGTTGGGTTCTGCTTTTAAAAATAGGATCCTTCCAAAGGCGAATTCAAGCATTCCCGAAGTAAGAAGTTTTTCAGAAAACTGCTTTCTATAATCGTTGAATACGACTTGAGGTTCAACGAAACTCATAATTTTCTCGTATTCGTCTTTCGTGACTAAGTTCGTATTCTTATTATTGATTTCGGCGATTTTTTGAATTCCGATTTCTTCCACGATTTTTGCCTGAGTTGCGATCGAAGCGCTATTTAGGTCGGGTTCTATACCGCGAAGTTTGTAATAAGCCCTCAGTTCTTCGCGCGTTACCGTTCCGGATTTAAAGGAAGCGAGAACGTCTGAATCCCTACTGCAGTTTATAACAAACATTACGAATAGGGTAAGAATGGTTAGAGATAGAATTTTTTGTTTCATTAGATTGTGTCTTAGTATTTGTGAATTTTTTTTCTTGTTGTTTGAGGTTCGGGGATTTCGACTGAGATTTCCCGAGTTAGATTTTTTTCCCGGGAGCTGTATAGGTTTTTCATCTCGGCGGGAGAAGATTTTCCGGAGTTTTTTACGAATCCAATTTTAGCGGGTTCTTCTTTGATTTTTAAAGAGAGAATTTCGGCTTTTCCGGATTCTAAATTCGCCATTTCTTTTCGTATGGAATCTTTTAGAATTTCAGAATAGTCCCGATCCGAAGAGATTCTTTCCTGAATTTTTCCCAATTCGAGTATGTCTCGGTCCATCTCTTCAATCTTTCGAAAAAGATGTGCCACCTTTACCTTCATACTTTTATCCCAACGTTGATCTTTTTGGATTCTATGTCGGCTTGCAAGAATGAAAATACATGAAAGTAGGAAAAATTCAAGATTCCTTGTGAAGGATGTATGAATAAAAGGCAAAGAACGAGAAAAACAAAGAAGAATGCTTTGAGGTTGGTTTTTCCGGAGCGTAAATACAAAAATCCCAAAGTGCAGACTATAATTCCAGATTTGATAAGGTAGAGAAAGTCGATTTTATTCCAAAATTGGAGATCCCACTGGTACCAAATTCTAAATCCCACGACCAAAAGGAATAAGAAAATAAGACTTTCTTTGGATGGTGTTTCATCCGCTAAAAATCTAGCTTCTAAATCGAATTTTGTTCCCTGAAAATTATCTCTGGTCCTTCGTTTTTTCTTTAAGGCCAGAATTCCACAATAATGAATGCAAAGCAGATCAAGGAGATCGTGGGGTGTAGAACCGTCTAATCCGCCGATGGCGAAAAAAATCAAAGTTAACACTGAAAGTGGAATTATAACCTTGTCAATCTCCTTGGAGGTTTCTTTTTCATAATAAAATGCTACGCAAAGAGCTAAGACTATGGCGCCCGGATATAAAAAAGAATAGGATTTTAAAATCAAAAATAGAATGGATAAGAATAGAAAAACCATTTGTCTTCGGGAAGAAATACTTATAGGCTGACTTTCCAAGCATCATGATTCTAAACGAAATCATCATTTCTACGGAAAAAATCGACAACGTTCAGGTTATGAAACTTCAAGGTTCCATCAACTCATTTACTGAAAAAAAATTCAGAGATCAACTTTCGGTTTCGATCCGTTCCGGTCCTGTGATTTTGGATCTAGAAGAAGTCAGTTTGATTTCTTCTCGTGGAATTCAATCTTTGAAGGAAATGAATCAGTTGAGTTTTACTTCACGCAACAAATTAGTACTGATTCATCCCACCGAATCGGTTCGCAAGGCGATCAAAATGGCGGCCCTCAACGGACTTTTTTTGATTGCTCCGGACGAAGAATCCGCTCTGAAAATGACGATGAAAAATAGGTAGGATATAAGTGACAAATTTCAACTATGCGCGTAAACTTTGGCATCTTCTCGGGTTGATCTTTCCTGTTTGTTACTACTTGGATGTCTTTCAAGGAGCGTTCGGACTTTTGAATGCGACACGCGTAGTGGTCTTCGTTTCGTTGGTGTTTTGTCTTGGGGTGGTTATACTGCTTGAATATTTTCGTTTTCGATTTCCGGGTTTTCAAAGATTCTTTTTGTCGATCCTAGGTGCTTTGATGAAGGAGGAAGAAAAGACGAGATTGAACGGTACTCTCCCTTATTTTCTTTCCTGCATGTTTGTTGTATTTTTGTTTCCTCCTGAGATTTCCATTCTTGCCATGCTTTTTCTCGTAATCGGAGATCCGACCGCTGCCTGGATCGGAACATTTTACGGAAAGCACAGATTTTCCAACGGAAAATCCGTGGAAGGAATCATCGGATTCATCGTTGTTTGTTCAATTGTAGGTTTTGTTTTTATGTATCTTTTTGAGACGTCCGATAAACGGAATTTTTTGAGGACAGAAGATTTTGTATTTTATAATAGTCTAATTTTCTTAACTCCTGCCATTTTGATTTCCGCGATTACAGAACTTTACTGCGGGACCTATTGGAACGGTCTCGTAGACGATAATCTTTTGATTCCCTCCGTTTCCGCTGTAGTTTTGGGTTTTACTGCCTGGTTGATTTTAGGAATGGAACCTTCCGCAATTTTCCTGAATCCGACGGAATTGTTTTTAAAGATCTAAATACTTGCGATTTCTTTTTTGAAAAGACAAAATCAACCAAATTGCTTTGTAGGAACTAAGTATTTTGCTTTTCAGGGGAGGGCCATACCGAAAATCATCGGATTGTACCCTCATGAGCGATAAACAGCAATTCATCCGTAATTTTTCCATCATAGCCCATATTGATCACGGTAAGTCGACCTTGGCTGACAGACTTTTGGAAATCGGTCAAGTCACAAATGATCGAACCAAGAAGGATCAAATTTTAGATTCGATGGATATTGAAAGAGAAAGAGGGATCACGATCAAGGCCAACAACGCAACCTTTGATTATCTCGCCGAAGACGGCCATACCTACACGATGAATTTGCTCGACACTCCGGGCCACGTGGATTTTACCTACGAGGTTTCCCGTTCCCTCAAAGCTTGCGAGGGAGTTCTTTTGATCGTGGATGCGAGTCAAGGAGTGGAAGCGCAGACTCTTGCAAATCTTTATCTTGCGATGGAACAAGATTTGGAAATTCTTCCTGTCATGAATAAGATCGATCTTCCCGCGGCGGATGTAGAAAAAACAAAGATTCAGATCGAAGAAAGTTTGGGATTGGATTCCGAGAAGGCGGTCGCAATTTCAGCAAAGACCGGCCTAAATGTAAAAGAAGTTCTCGAACAAATTACCAAACAAATTCCCGCTCCGAAAGGAGATCCGAAAGGACCTCTCAAAGCATTGATTTATGATTCTTATTTCGATCCTTATATGGGAGTTGTGATCAAGATCCGGGTTTTTGACGGAAGTATTAAAAAGGGAGATCGTTTTCTCATTATGAGTACGGGAAAGGATTTTACCGTAAACGAAGTTGGAATTAACCGAATCACACTGACTCCGACCAATGGTCTCGGAGCCGGGGAAGTTGGGTATCTCATCGCCGGAATCAAAAAAGTTTCCGATGCAAAGACGGGAGATACGATCACTTTATTTTCCAATCCCACAAAAGAATCGATTCCCGGTTACAAAGAAGCAAAACCGATGGTTTTCTCCGGACTTTACCCGATTAACGGAGAGCAGTTTGACGAACTTGTGGACGCGATTGAAAAACTCAAACTCAACGACGCCGCCCTCATATTTGAAAAGGAGAGTTCTGTTGCTCTCGGATTCGGATTCCGTGTGGGATATCTCGGACTTCTTCATATGGAAATTGTTCAGGAAAGATTGGAAAGAGAATTCAATCTCGATCTGATCACAACAGCTCCTTCTGTGAAGTACATCATTCGCAGTAAGAGTGGTGAAGTAGAAGAAATCGATAACCCGTCCCGTTTTCCAGAGCCGATTACAATCGAATCTACGGAAGAACCCTATGTCAAAGCGACCGTGATTACCCCGAACGAATACGTGGGTAATATCATGGCCCTTGCGATGGACAAACGTGGAATTCAGTTGGATACGGTCTATCTTACTCAGGATAAGGTTCAATTGACTTATGAACTTCCTCTTGCAGAACTCATTTTCGAATTTTATGATAAACTCAAGTCTTTTACGAGGGGCTATGCTTCTCTGGACTACGAGCCTTCCGGTTATAAGGTTTCTCAACTCGTGAAAATGGATATTCTTGTAAACGGAGAACCCGTGGACGCTCTTTCCATGATCGTTCATCGGACGAAAGCGGAGCAGAGGGGACGGGAAATCATCGAAAAGTTAAAGGATTTGATTCCAAGACATCAGTTTATGATTCCGATTCAGGCCGCCGTAGGAGGAAAAATACTCGCAAGAGAAAGTATCTCTGCACTTCGTAAAAACGTTACTGCAAAGTGCTACGGAGGGGACATTACTCGTAAGAAAAAACTTTTAGAAAAGCAAAAAGAAGGAAAAAAGCGGATGAAACAGATTGGG
Protein-coding regions in this window:
- a CDS encoding STAS domain-containing protein, with the translated sequence MILNEIIISTEKIDNVQVMKLQGSINSFTEKKFRDQLSVSIRSGPVILDLEEVSLISSRGIQSLKEMNQLSFTSRNKLVLIHPTESVRKAIKMAALNGLFLIAPDEESALKMTMKNR
- a CDS encoding LIC12015 family putative lipoprotein, translated to MKQKILSLTILTLFVMFVINCSRDSDVLASFKSGTVTREELRAYYKLRGIEPDLNSASIATQAKIVEEIGIQKIAEINNKNTNLVTKDEYEKIMSFVEPQVVFNDYRKQFSEKLLTSGMLEFAFGRILFLKAEPNASTKANSLLQQIQTIKSDREIAEFIAKNTDEVQRKAIGGKLEPHCINCGDDPFTAILKEAANKKGEFILKEAQGNYYILRVERIEKIYPKKIDKFFQNELDKLKTLALKYVSKEGITEDEKNAAKFYSDLVVNERANQTAEHYGNRFFKEAWKKEMDSLKTKSGLKIVDLTPEFIKGLKSETILFEDKNKVKFSFKDLAVEFNKISPIIQKRKGSPEEEKNDQLSFYTQIYLPIRISAESQEVQSIKDTKEFKKTLPLLGRSVLFMLIRNRSIDPEVTITEKEIRDTYEAGKLYAYSKASTANPNERVPEDFSKVRDRIKQELAEAKKQSIFQDYLSKLKSENEFKIASESLKAGQI
- the lepA gene encoding translation elongation factor 4 — protein: MSDKQQFIRNFSIIAHIDHGKSTLADRLLEIGQVTNDRTKKDQILDSMDIERERGITIKANNATFDYLAEDGHTYTMNLLDTPGHVDFTYEVSRSLKACEGVLLIVDASQGVEAQTLANLYLAMEQDLEILPVMNKIDLPAADVEKTKIQIEESLGLDSEKAVAISAKTGLNVKEVLEQITKQIPAPKGDPKGPLKALIYDSYFDPYMGVVIKIRVFDGSIKKGDRFLIMSTGKDFTVNEVGINRITLTPTNGLGAGEVGYLIAGIKKVSDAKTGDTITLFSNPTKESIPGYKEAKPMVFSGLYPINGEQFDELVDAIEKLKLNDAALIFEKESSVALGFGFRVGYLGLLHMEIVQERLEREFNLDLITTAPSVKYIIRSKSGEVEEIDNPSRFPEPITIESTEEPYVKATVITPNEYVGNIMALAMDKRGIQLDTVYLTQDKVQLTYELPLAELIFEFYDKLKSFTRGYASLDYEPSGYKVSQLVKMDILVNGEPVDALSMIVHRTKAEQRGREIIEKLKDLIPRHQFMIPIQAAVGGKILARESISALRKNVTAKCYGGDITRKKKLLEKQKEGKKRMKQIGNVEIPQEAFLAVLKTSN
- a CDS encoding diacylglycerol/polyprenol kinase family protein; the protein is MTNFNYARKLWHLLGLIFPVCYYLDVFQGAFGLLNATRVVVFVSLVFCLGVVILLEYFRFRFPGFQRFFLSILGALMKEEEKTRLNGTLPYFLSCMFVVFLFPPEISILAMLFLVIGDPTAAWIGTFYGKHRFSNGKSVEGIIGFIVVCSIVGFVFMYLFETSDKRNFLRTEDFVFYNSLIFLTPAILISAITELYCGTYWNGLVDDNLLIPSVSAVVLGFTAWLILGMEPSAIFLNPTELFLKI